A stretch of Chitinophaga caeni DNA encodes these proteins:
- a CDS encoding efflux RND transporter periplasmic adaptor subunit: MRKKLIWIIPLSLLVLFILYSVLVPKDNSIKVAVDKAETKNIIEVVSVTGKIYPETEVKVSPDVSGEIVDLYVQEGDSVTKGQPLARIYADIYGSVRDKAVAALSQSEAQLANTNAALNSFKAKLTQAKAAYDRNKTLLDQKVISRSEFETVEATYRSAEADYKAAQQQIESNRFAVASAQANLTEANKNLSRTTINAPMGGIISLLPVKKGERVVGTGQMAGTEMMRIADMSVMEVQVDVGENDIPKIKYGDTALIEVDAYNNRKFKGIVTQIASSSKDLASSTSTTSSADQVTNYIVHVRVLPSSYEDLLDPKNSRSWPLRPGMSANVDIQTKRVHDVLAVPINSVTTRSLSDSLKANKKADASMAPKADSDEPQKAKDDKEVVFVIQADNTVKAVPVVTGIQDDNFIEIKTGLKAGDQVVSAPYPAISRTLQSGSKIKVVPKDQLFEPTK, translated from the coding sequence ATGAGAAAAAAGCTGATTTGGATCATTCCGTTATCACTCTTAGTATTATTTATCCTTTATTCTGTCCTGGTTCCCAAGGACAATTCTATAAAGGTCGCGGTAGACAAAGCTGAGACTAAGAATATCATCGAAGTGGTTTCTGTAACAGGTAAAATTTACCCCGAAACAGAGGTAAAAGTTAGTCCAGACGTTTCAGGTGAGATCGTGGATTTATATGTTCAAGAGGGTGATTCCGTAACGAAAGGTCAGCCATTGGCACGGATTTATGCTGATATATACGGTTCTGTAAGGGATAAGGCCGTTGCTGCATTGAGTCAATCCGAGGCCCAATTAGCAAATACCAACGCGGCATTAAATTCCTTTAAAGCAAAATTAACACAGGCTAAAGCCGCTTATGATCGTAATAAAACCTTATTGGATCAAAAGGTGATTTCCCGCTCCGAATTTGAAACTGTAGAAGCAACATACCGCTCTGCCGAAGCAGATTACAAGGCTGCCCAGCAACAAATAGAAAGTAACAGGTTTGCCGTGGCCAGCGCCCAGGCAAATCTTACAGAAGCTAATAAGAATCTTAGTAGAACTACGATTAATGCCCCTATGGGTGGTATTATTTCCTTACTTCCGGTGAAAAAAGGAGAGCGCGTAGTAGGTACAGGACAAATGGCCGGTACCGAGATGATGCGCATCGCGGATATGAGTGTTATGGAAGTGCAGGTGGATGTAGGTGAAAATGATATTCCTAAAATCAAATATGGGGATACCGCCTTAATCGAGGTAGATGCATACAATAACCGCAAGTTTAAAGGCATTGTAACGCAGATCGCCAGCTCCAGTAAAGACTTGGCTTCTTCCACAAGCACCACTAGCTCAGCAGATCAAGTAACGAATTACATCGTGCATGTAAGGGTGTTGCCTTCATCTTATGAGGATTTGTTGGATCCTAAAAATTCCAGGTCCTGGCCTTTAAGACCCGGGATGAGTGCTAATGTAGATATTCAAACGAAGCGTGTACATGATGTTTTAGCAGTTCCTATCAATTCTGTTACCACGCGGAGCTTATCCGATAGCCTGAAAGCCAATAAGAAAGCAGATGCATCGATGGCGCCCAAAGCCGATAGCGATGAACCGCAAAAGGCAAAAGATGATAAGGAAGTAGTGTTCGTTATTCAAGCGGACAATACCGTGAAAGCGGTACCTGTAGTTACTGGCATCCAAGATGATAACTTCATTGAAATTAAAACCGGTTTAAAAGCCGGTGATCAAGTGGTGAGTGCTCCTTACCCGGCCATCTCCAGGACGCTTCAGTCCGGCTCGAAAATCAAGGTGGTACCGAAAGATCAACTCTTTGAACCGACCAAGTAA
- a CDS encoding ABC transporter ATP-binding protein — protein MIQLHQVSKHYPVGFGKNEVLKNVNLTINEGEFVSIMGPSGSGKSTLLHILGLLEEPSSGEYLLASEPVHKLSEKKRTQLHRDSIGFVFQAYHLIDELTVYENIETPLLYKSISSNERKSRVADILDRFNIVAKKDLFPSQLSGGQQQLVGIARALVAQPRVIFADEPTGNLHSTQAKEIMELFKELNMNDGITIVQVTHSDINAQYGNRIIEISDGIIQKS, from the coding sequence ATGATACAATTACACCAAGTTTCCAAGCACTACCCGGTAGGTTTTGGGAAAAATGAAGTTTTAAAGAATGTTAATTTAACGATAAATGAAGGTGAATTTGTATCCATCATGGGGCCTTCCGGTTCAGGAAAATCAACATTATTGCATATATTGGGCCTATTGGAGGAACCATCCTCCGGGGAATATTTACTGGCTTCAGAACCCGTGCATAAGCTAAGTGAGAAAAAAAGGACGCAATTGCACCGTGATAGTATAGGCTTCGTGTTCCAGGCTTACCATTTGATCGACGAGTTAACTGTATATGAAAATATCGAAACCCCTTTGCTATATAAAAGCATCTCGTCAAACGAACGCAAAAGCAGGGTGGCCGATATTTTGGATCGTTTCAATATCGTAGCTAAGAAGGACTTGTTTCCCAGCCAACTTTCCGGGGGGCAACAACAGTTGGTAGGCATCGCCCGTGCCCTGGTGGCTCAGCCCAGGGTTATTTTTGCAGATGAGCCAACCGGGAACCTGCATTCAACCCAGGCCAAGGAAATCATGGAGTTGTTTAAAGAACTCAATATGAACGATGGTATCACGATTGTCCAGGTAACCCACTCGGATATAAACGCCCAGTACGGCAACCGTATTATAGAAATAAGCGACGGTATTATCCAAAAAAGTTAG
- a CDS encoding NAD(P)H-dependent glycerol-3-phosphate dehydrogenase codes for MGNQIGILGSGSWSTALAKILTDNGHNIHWWIRNVDTIRHLENRRHNKHYLASVYFDTQLLHPNPDVYEVVSNCDIIILSVPSAFLKDVLAPLPKDIFKGKKVISAIKGLVSPENILINEYLETEFNLPLERYFTITGPCHAEEVANEKLSYLTFSGTSLEEAQIMADYFSNDYLQTIANTDVLGVQYAAVLKNIYALGAGIAHGLEYGDNFLSVYITNCFREMQAFLEKFEQLNTPYDEDPAVHNYNASAYLGDLLVTCYSLHSRNRTFGNMIGKGYSVKAAQLELNMVAEGYYACKSIYGVNEQVGAVMPIAQAVYAILWEQVKAEEAFLSLEKGFI; via the coding sequence ATGGGAAATCAAATTGGAATCTTGGGAAGCGGTAGCTGGTCTACTGCTTTGGCCAAAATCTTAACAGATAACGGGCATAATATTCATTGGTGGATTCGTAATGTGGACACTATACGGCATCTTGAAAATCGCCGTCATAATAAACATTACCTGGCCTCGGTTTATTTTGATACGCAGCTATTACATCCTAACCCGGATGTATACGAAGTTGTTAGTAATTGCGATATCATCATCTTATCTGTGCCGTCCGCTTTTTTGAAAGATGTATTAGCCCCTTTGCCGAAAGATATTTTCAAAGGTAAAAAGGTGATCTCTGCTATAAAAGGGCTCGTATCACCCGAAAATATCCTGATCAATGAATACTTGGAAACGGAATTCAACCTGCCGTTGGAAAGGTATTTTACCATTACTGGACCTTGCCACGCCGAGGAGGTTGCGAATGAAAAGCTATCCTACCTTACATTTAGCGGTACTTCCTTGGAAGAAGCGCAAATAATGGCAGATTATTTTAGTAATGATTATTTGCAAACGATCGCGAATACAGATGTTTTAGGGGTACAGTACGCGGCAGTCCTTAAAAATATTTATGCTTTGGGCGCCGGTATTGCGCATGGTTTGGAATATGGCGATAACTTCTTGAGTGTTTACATTACTAACTGCTTCCGGGAAATGCAGGCTTTCCTCGAAAAATTCGAACAGTTAAATACCCCTTACGATGAAGACCCGGCTGTACATAACTATAATGCCAGTGCTTACCTGGGAGATTTATTAGTGACCTGCTATTCTCTACATAGCCGTAATAGGACTTTTGGGAACATGATCGGTAAAGGCTACAGCGTTAAAGCTGCCCAGCTCGAACTAAACATGGTTGCGGAAGGTTATTACGCTTGTAAATCAATTTACGGTGTAAATGAACAAGTTGGCGCCGTTATGCCGATTGCCCAAGCGGTATATGCCATTTTATGGGAACAGGTTAAAGCCGAAGAAGCATTCCTATCCCTCGAAAAAGGATTTATTTAG
- a CDS encoding ABC transporter permease: MWKNYWNIALRNLWKRKSYALLNIVGLAIGTACFILLSMFTKHETTFDQFHEHANQLYRVKVTYGENGGAEDHVYTPSALSETLKSASSQIVSAVRIAPWVRTLKIDGNLFSEKEFLYADNNFFSVFTFPLIAGDKDKVLTRPNSLVISESAAKKYFSTVNAVGKVLDIGGVPYQVSGVMKDVPSNSQLRFNMVASFMDLPDGKTPNWNRPNYNTYIEVQPGSNMRQIREKVNQNIIQVLFGGQTPPEGFTLKLDYEPLTSIHLHSPHDAMVANVDIRYIYAMNVVALLMILIACINFMNLATARSSERAKEIGVRKAIGARKWQVFLQFLVETACITMLGLLIGILIAFITLPYFNNLSGRMLSWKLFSVKEMILLGGSLWMGLTLLAGTYPAVFLSSFSPLKVLKGGRSFRGGGLRRILVVFQFAASVFFIIGTFVVFSQLNYIRNSKPGMNRSHVVVLDVNGHAGKNFDAFKQQLLQQPGVSAVSASYDSPVNTNGGYSVNEIEGKGRNLNLAVTAIPVERDFVKLLDIGLLSGNYFTDADVKDLSKEADARTHFMINETAAREWGLDPASAVGKRITMNGRVGTISAVVKDYHFASFKEKIQPLVIFLEYDYFGKMMVKTTGDTRKSIDQVQTVWQHFLPDVPFEYHFLDDEFNRMYKDDQRTAYILTVFATIVILVSCLGLLGLAAYTAEQRTKEISVRKVLGATVQQILFLLSKDFLKLVCIGILIAVPLAYYLAHNWLNSFAYHVGISAWIFILSGIIALLIALLTVGYQSLKAALVSPAESLKMNE; this comes from the coding sequence ATGTGGAAAAATTATTGGAATATCGCTTTGAGAAATTTATGGAAACGTAAATCGTATGCATTACTCAATATCGTGGGCTTGGCAATAGGAACGGCTTGTTTCATCTTGTTGTCAATGTTTACAAAACATGAAACCACGTTCGATCAGTTTCATGAACATGCAAATCAATTATACAGGGTAAAAGTGACCTATGGAGAGAACGGTGGCGCCGAGGATCATGTTTATACACCGAGCGCTTTGTCAGAAACACTGAAATCGGCTTCCTCGCAAATTGTAAGTGCCGTGCGTATCGCGCCATGGGTGAGAACATTAAAGATTGACGGTAACTTGTTTAGTGAGAAGGAATTTTTGTATGCCGATAATAACTTCTTTTCTGTATTTACATTTCCATTAATTGCCGGGGATAAGGATAAAGTTTTAACACGGCCCAATAGCTTGGTGATTTCTGAATCCGCCGCGAAAAAATATTTTTCTACTGTCAATGCGGTAGGTAAGGTTCTTGACATTGGAGGAGTACCCTACCAAGTATCCGGTGTAATGAAGGACGTGCCTTCTAACTCGCAACTACGGTTCAATATGGTAGCGTCTTTTATGGATTTGCCGGATGGGAAGACGCCCAATTGGAATAGACCGAATTATAACACTTATATCGAGGTGCAACCGGGTAGCAACATGCGCCAGATTCGCGAAAAAGTTAATCAAAACATCATCCAGGTGTTATTTGGCGGCCAAACTCCACCGGAAGGCTTCACGCTTAAGTTGGATTATGAACCGCTTACATCCATTCACTTACATAGCCCGCATGATGCGATGGTTGCGAATGTTGATATACGATATATTTACGCGATGAATGTGGTAGCACTTTTAATGATACTAATCGCGTGTATCAATTTTATGAATTTAGCTACGGCAAGGTCTTCTGAAAGGGCGAAGGAAATCGGTGTAAGGAAAGCCATCGGGGCCCGGAAGTGGCAAGTGTTTCTACAATTTTTGGTTGAGACTGCTTGCATCACTATGTTGGGCTTATTGATCGGTATTTTGATCGCATTCATCACGTTGCCTTATTTTAATAATTTGTCGGGTCGCATGCTGTCATGGAAATTATTCTCAGTAAAGGAAATGATTTTACTCGGCGGTTCACTATGGATGGGGCTAACATTGTTAGCTGGTACGTATCCTGCTGTATTCCTGTCATCCTTTTCTCCCCTGAAAGTATTAAAAGGTGGGCGTAGCTTCCGTGGAGGAGGATTGAGGCGGATATTGGTCGTTTTTCAATTCGCTGCTTCCGTATTTTTTATCATCGGCACATTCGTTGTCTTCTCGCAATTGAATTACATCAGGAATTCAAAGCCCGGCATGAACAGGAGCCATGTAGTTGTGTTGGATGTAAATGGGCATGCAGGGAAGAATTTTGATGCCTTTAAACAACAATTATTACAACAGCCCGGGGTGAGCGCCGTATCTGCTTCCTATGATTCGCCGGTTAATACGAACGGTGGATATTCTGTCAATGAAATTGAGGGTAAAGGCCGGAATCTAAACCTGGCGGTTACGGCGATCCCGGTTGAAAGGGATTTCGTGAAGTTGCTGGATATAGGCTTGCTTTCCGGTAATTATTTCACCGATGCCGATGTAAAAGACTTATCAAAAGAAGCGGATGCAAGGACGCATTTCATGATTAATGAAACGGCGGCAAGAGAATGGGGGCTCGACCCGGCAAGCGCCGTGGGAAAAAGAATTACTATGAATGGGCGCGTAGGTACGATCAGTGCGGTTGTAAAAGATTATCATTTCGCGTCTTTCAAAGAAAAAATTCAACCCTTGGTGATTTTCCTGGAATACGATTATTTCGGGAAAATGATGGTAAAAACTACCGGGGACACCAGGAAAAGCATTGACCAAGTTCAAACCGTATGGCAACATTTCTTACCGGACGTGCCGTTTGAATATCATTTCCTGGACGATGAATTTAACCGCATGTATAAAGATGATCAGCGAACCGCGTATATTTTAACCGTTTTTGCTACGATCGTGATATTGGTTTCCTGCCTGGGATTACTTGGCTTGGCTGCTTATACTGCGGAGCAGAGAACGAAAGAAATCAGTGTCAGGAAAGTATTGGGAGCTACGGTACAGCAAATATTATTCTTGTTATCAAAAGATTTCCTCAAGCTCGTATGTATCGGTATCCTGATCGCGGTTCCGTTAGCATATTATCTAGCTCATAACTGGTTGAATAGTTTTGCCTACCATGTAGGTATCAGTGCATGGATATTTATTCTTAGCGGCATTATAGCCTTGTTAATAGCCCTGTTAACCGTGGGGTACCAGTCTTTAAAAGCGGCCTTGGTATCACCGGCAGAGAGTTTAAAAATGAATGAATAA
- the hemW gene encoding radical SAM family heme chaperone HemW, producing the protein MAGIYLHIPFCRKACHYCNFHFSTTTYYREEMVASILRELELRKSYLQNQPIQTIYFGGGTPSLLEGPEILGLLNSIYKHFPVEKRPEITLEANPDDLHPQKLKVLKDCGINRFSIGIQSFFEEDLRWMNRAHNALQSKQCILDAQDAGFDNISIDLIYGGPTLTDDAWQQNVDQAISLGVPHLSCYALTVEPGTALDHFINKKKIPAIDPDKAAMHFESLMQWTEEAGYEHYEISNFSLPGMHSRHNSNYWEGVPYLGLGPSAHSFDGNSRQWNIANNQLYMQSLHKNLVPFEQEILSPAMKLNEYVMTSLRTAKGCDLEKVALYFGEKERLIIATASKEFIYKGWVIEEGQVLKLSREGKFFADGIAAELFI; encoded by the coding sequence ATGGCCGGTATTTACCTTCATATTCCTTTTTGCCGTAAGGCTTGTCACTACTGTAATTTTCATTTCTCCACCACCACCTATTACCGGGAAGAGATGGTAGCGTCCATCTTGCGGGAATTGGAACTGAGGAAATCATACCTTCAAAACCAACCCATACAAACAATTTATTTCGGCGGGGGAACGCCCAGTTTATTGGAAGGCCCGGAAATCTTGGGTTTACTCAACAGTATATACAAGCATTTCCCTGTTGAAAAAAGGCCTGAAATTACCCTGGAAGCCAACCCCGACGATCTCCATCCACAAAAACTAAAAGTCCTAAAAGACTGCGGCATCAACAGGTTTAGCATCGGCATCCAATCTTTCTTCGAAGAAGATCTCCGGTGGATGAACCGCGCACACAATGCCCTACAAAGTAAGCAATGTATCTTAGATGCTCAAGATGCCGGCTTCGACAATATCAGCATAGACTTAATATACGGCGGCCCGACACTCACGGACGATGCTTGGCAGCAAAATGTAGACCAAGCTATTTCGCTCGGGGTTCCGCACCTATCTTGTTATGCCTTAACAGTTGAGCCTGGTACAGCTTTAGATCATTTTATTAACAAGAAAAAAATTCCTGCTATCGATCCCGATAAAGCAGCCATGCATTTTGAATCTTTGATGCAATGGACGGAAGAAGCGGGCTACGAACATTACGAAATATCGAACTTCTCATTGCCCGGAATGCATTCCAGGCATAATAGTAATTACTGGGAAGGCGTTCCTTACCTGGGCCTCGGGCCTTCCGCGCATTCTTTCGATGGTAACAGCCGGCAATGGAATATAGCCAATAACCAGTTGTACATGCAATCTTTGCACAAAAACCTGGTTCCATTTGAGCAGGAAATACTAAGCCCGGCTATGAAATTGAACGAATATGTCATGACTTCCTTAAGAACCGCCAAGGGATGCGACCTGGAAAAGGTCGCGCTGTATTTCGGTGAAAAAGAAAGGTTGATAATCGCTACTGCTAGCAAGGAATTTATTTACAAGGGCTGGGTTATAGAGGAAGGACAAGTGTTGAAGCTCAGCCGGGAAGGCAAGTTTTTTGCAGATGGCATCGCGGCTGAACTCTTTATTTAA
- a CDS encoding uroporphyrinogen-III synthase: protein MQVKQQMSILISQPKPETEKSPYFDLAKKFNVRLDFQPFIRVEGVSGKEFRKQKIDILSHSAVIFTSRNSVDHFFRVCEELKLKVSQDCKYFCITEAIALYLQKFILYRKRKVFYGADGSTKSLLEVMNKHRENEKFLFPCSDSQKKDIEEWLKSNKCDYATATLYRTVSNDVKELLTKNSYDIIVFFSPYGVRSLFENIPKFKQNGTHIAAFGPTTSATVEEFGLRLDVKAPSPQAPSMVAALEKYLVEMSTKK from the coding sequence ATGCAAGTGAAACAACAAATGTCAATCCTTATTTCCCAACCTAAGCCTGAAACTGAAAAATCCCCTTACTTCGACTTAGCGAAGAAATTCAACGTACGGTTAGATTTTCAACCTTTTATTAGGGTAGAAGGTGTTTCGGGAAAAGAATTCAGGAAGCAAAAGATCGACATTTTATCTCACTCTGCGGTTATTTTTACTAGTAGGAATTCTGTAGACCACTTTTTTAGGGTTTGCGAAGAGCTGAAATTAAAAGTTTCCCAGGACTGTAAGTACTTCTGTATCACGGAAGCGATTGCATTGTACCTTCAGAAGTTTATTCTCTACAGGAAAAGAAAAGTGTTTTACGGTGCCGATGGTTCTACTAAGAGCTTGTTGGAAGTAATGAACAAGCACCGCGAAAATGAGAAATTCTTATTCCCTTGTTCCGATAGCCAAAAAAAGGATATCGAGGAATGGTTGAAAAGCAATAAGTGCGATTATGCCACTGCCACGCTTTACCGCACCGTTTCTAATGATGTAAAGGAATTGTTGACCAAGAACAGCTATGATATTATCGTGTTCTTCAGTCCTTACGGCGTACGTTCCCTCTTCGAGAATATTCCCAAATTCAAACAGAACGGTACTCATATTGCGGCTTTCGGACCAACTACTTCCGCCACGGTTGAAGAATTTGGTCTACGCTTGGATGTCAAAGCTCCTTCGCCGCAAGCGCCATCCATGGTGGCTGCTTTGGAGAAATATCTCGTAGAGATGAGCACAAAAAAATAA
- a CDS encoding TolC family protein: protein MKLRILPKILLLASILITSMSTVSHAQEKWTFEQCVQYALEHNLTLKQSVLDKRMAELTLKQSRLSQIPTLNASIGGTFNNGRNINPNTNVAESVSFFSTSPNLGASIELFNWFRVRNTIAANRYEAEATYKLLEKAKNDIAFNIANAFLQIILANETIKVNQSQVKQTQAQLDNTKKLVAAGSVSEANQADIEAQLARDSSSLVTSKNNYIIAVLQMKAILNFDFETPFDVQLPADIKNVPLLSLDQVAPEMVFSSALANQPQTEVDKLRIKSAQKTLKAARATLLPSLFLSANLNTAYNNQTTHRVFTGTSSKLPIGLVDINNQTYQTYTITEDSYQDKTSIGTQFDNNFGQNIGASIRIPILNGWQARGQVENAKLQLENRKLTYDINTQQLRQDVYTAYANAEAALDKYKSALRIEESSAKAYDFATKRFDVGLLSSIEYITAQTNLFQAQTDRLYALYDYIFKVKLLEFYRDQKITL from the coding sequence ATGAAATTAAGGATCCTGCCTAAAATACTGCTGCTTGCTTCCATATTGATAACCTCAATGAGTACTGTTTCCCACGCGCAGGAAAAATGGACTTTCGAGCAATGTGTACAGTATGCCTTAGAACATAACTTGACACTCAAGCAATCGGTGCTTGATAAGCGTATGGCCGAGCTCACGTTGAAGCAGAGCAGGCTATCGCAAATCCCTACGCTAAACGCTAGTATCGGTGGAACTTTCAATAATGGACGGAACATTAACCCGAATACGAACGTGGCCGAAAGTGTATCATTCTTCTCTACCAGCCCGAATCTCGGCGCCAGTATTGAATTATTTAACTGGTTCAGGGTGCGCAATACAATTGCGGCCAACCGTTACGAAGCAGAAGCCACCTACAAATTATTGGAGAAAGCTAAAAATGATATTGCTTTTAACATAGCCAATGCCTTCTTGCAAATTATCTTGGCCAATGAAACAATCAAGGTCAACCAATCGCAGGTAAAACAAACCCAAGCGCAATTGGATAATACTAAGAAGTTGGTAGCAGCAGGATCGGTTTCTGAAGCCAACCAAGCCGATATTGAGGCGCAATTGGCCCGCGATAGTTCATCATTGGTTACATCGAAAAATAATTATATCATCGCCGTATTGCAAATGAAAGCGATTCTCAATTTCGATTTTGAAACGCCTTTCGATGTGCAATTGCCAGCGGATATCAAGAATGTACCGCTGCTTTCTTTGGACCAGGTCGCTCCGGAAATGGTCTTCAGTTCCGCTTTGGCTAACCAACCGCAAACTGAAGTAGACAAACTACGCATTAAATCTGCGCAAAAAACTTTGAAAGCCGCCAGGGCTACGCTCTTACCGAGTTTGTTCCTGAGCGCCAACCTCAATACTGCGTACAATAACCAAACTACGCACCGGGTATTTACGGGTACTTCTTCGAAATTGCCCATCGGTTTAGTAGATATTAACAATCAAACGTATCAAACATATACGATAACAGAAGATTCTTATCAAGACAAAACCTCGATAGGTACACAGTTTGATAATAACTTCGGTCAGAATATCGGGGCATCCATCAGGATACCTATATTAAATGGTTGGCAAGCACGCGGACAAGTAGAAAACGCTAAATTACAGCTGGAAAATCGTAAGTTAACGTACGATATTAACACCCAGCAATTGCGCCAAGATGTATATACTGCTTATGCCAATGCCGAAGCTGCCCTTGATAAGTATAAGTCTGCCTTGAGAATCGAAGAGTCATCCGCGAAAGCATATGATTTTGCCACGAAGCGTTTCGATGTTGGATTGTTGAGCTCAATAGAATATATTACAGCACAAACGAACCTGTTTCAAGCGCAAACAGATCGGTTGTATGCCTTATACGACTATATTTTTAAAGTGAAATTACTAGAGTTTTACAGGGATCAGAAGATCACCTTGTAA
- a CDS encoding DUF4271 domain-containing protein, producing MLRIWILLIIIFSSLGSYAQVDTTRREKQTSAPATLKQAAVPQVSKGKTDSSHRNPPRQQSQSPEVRSQARQQTGITKLSYNKDKDTDRKDKDTDRVDSPLVAQRSAYLVLLDSLEAHNRYFIHSKETALNDINRLRQDQQDDWLVYVIAGVLLILGIFRVSYIKFFSDLFRAFFNPTLSQRQLKDQLSQSPFPNFLLNIFFVISLGLYLYLLMNRLDYVKNEIKWMLIPGLMLLVALIYFIKYVVLRFSGWLFGSMELTDSYIFILYLINKVLGVILVPFLVVLAFCNPELAKVGIYISLFLIVLLVGYRYVRSYSLVKQYLSFSKLHFFLYLCTFEVMPVLIIIKVLLKIVNG from the coding sequence ATGTTGCGAATTTGGATCCTTTTAATCATTATCTTTTCTTCTCTTGGTAGCTATGCCCAGGTAGATACTACCCGTCGAGAAAAGCAAACATCAGCTCCCGCTACACTAAAACAAGCGGCTGTTCCGCAAGTTTCCAAAGGTAAAACAGATTCTTCGCATCGCAATCCACCCCGGCAACAAAGTCAAAGCCCCGAAGTGCGAAGCCAAGCCCGGCAGCAAACTGGGATCACAAAATTATCCTACAATAAAGATAAAGATACTGACAGGAAAGATAAAGATACTGACAGGGTCGATTCGCCCCTGGTAGCCCAAAGATCGGCTTACTTAGTATTACTTGACTCCTTGGAGGCACATAACCGGTATTTTATTCATTCTAAGGAAACAGCCCTTAACGATATCAACAGGCTTCGGCAAGATCAGCAAGACGATTGGCTGGTATACGTAATTGCCGGGGTATTATTGATCTTGGGCATTTTCCGGGTATCGTATATCAAGTTTTTCAGTGATTTGTTCCGGGCTTTTTTTAATCCCACCCTGAGCCAGCGGCAACTAAAAGATCAATTATCCCAATCGCCGTTCCCGAACTTTTTATTGAATATTTTCTTTGTCATATCCCTGGGCCTGTATTTATACTTGCTAATGAACCGGCTGGATTATGTTAAGAACGAGATTAAATGGATGTTGATCCCCGGGTTGATGCTGTTGGTCGCTTTGATTTACTTTATAAAGTATGTTGTTTTAAGGTTCTCCGGTTGGTTGTTTGGTAGCATGGAGCTAACAGACTCCTATATATTTATACTTTATTTGATAAACAAAGTATTGGGTGTTATCCTGGTTCCTTTCTTAGTAGTCCTCGCGTTCTGTAATCCGGAGCTAGCTAAGGTGGGTATATACATATCATTATTCTTAATTGTGTTGTTAGTTGGTTATAGGTATGTTAGATCATATTCCCTAGTAAAACAGTACCTGTCGTTCAGTAAATTGCATTTTTTTCTTTACCTTTGCACATTCGAAGTAATGCCGGTTTTGATTATCATCAAGGTGTTACTGAAGATAGTTAACGGGTAA